One stretch of Brachyhypopomus gauderio isolate BG-103 chromosome 10, BGAUD_0.2, whole genome shotgun sequence DNA includes these proteins:
- the kl gene encoding klotho, translating into MKIAGIYIALGICSLVKWTVAEPGAGLHTWDRFSKLPYPDDKAFLYDTFPDNFMWTVGTAAYQVEGAWQKDGKGKSVWDTFTRGGNRVFTGDVGSDSYHNIPGDLRALQQLGVGYYRFSLSWSRIFSNGTKSSYNEKGVEYYKTLIRGLKKIKVQPVVTLYHWDLPDNLQSVYGGWNNSILVEMFKEYADFCFRTFGSDVKFWITMDNPFVVAWHGYGTGVVAPGIKNDPDLPFRVGHNLIKAHAAVWHLYDERYRFRQNGRVSIALASHWIKPSRTRDESRQACQCSLDFVLGWFARPLFVDGDYPPCMKRDLTHRLPSFTESERDYVKGTADFFALSHGPALSFQLINDSLRFGQTEDLDLRMLLYWVRAEYNSPPVFVVESGWFVNGNTRTKDAKHMYYLKRFIMETLKAIRFDQVNVIGYTAWSLLDGFEWFREYGIRRGLYYVDFKSDHLTREPKTSAMFYSKLIEKNGFPQLPENRPAVGVFPCQFVWGVAANSIQVDTIPTQFVDPSVYVWNVSDDGKLKRVEGARIPTQRKRHCADYATIQQQVSEIQHMHVSYYHFSLNWSSVMPTGSVQEANDTLLNYYRCFASELQRVNVSPAVTLWHHTGKLSSLPAPLESNGGWQSEDTVLAFAEYARLCFQRLGEHVKLWITLNEPNEEGLGYVVGHQLLRAHALAWRVYDAEFRQAQGGKASLVLHMDWVEPAFSFNREDVAPANRVLDLRVGWFAEPVFGSGDYPPMMRSWLQQRNPIDLFNYHLPVFSEEDRRLVKGTYDFFALSHFTTSMVYDEVEDKYLYKDNLEVQLISDVTWIMSPRRNSPVVPWGLRKALNWVDSHFKGVPIYIMANGVQEDTARFKDSLRVYYLYNYINEALKAYTLDGVNLQGYFAYAFNDRRDPGFGLYGHVEEEVIMKSSLIHYRTIIERNGFPSPGSAPQHCPSLPRRSPLCPVLSKRRVVGFISLVGSAFLVTVGLIVYYSTKRHK; encoded by the exons ATGAAAATTGCTGGCATATATATTGCACTTGGAATATGCAGCCTGGTAAAGTGGACAGTGGCCGAACCTGGCGCTGGTTTGCACACATGGGACAGATTTAGTAAGCTTCCTTATCCCGACGACAAAGCGTTTCTGTACGATACGTTTCCTGATAACTTCATGTGGACCGTCGGCACGGCCGCTTATCAAGTGGAGGGAGCGTGGCAGAAAGACGGCAAGGGCAAGTCCGTGTGGGACACGTTCACGCGCGGCGGTAACCGGGTGTTCACGGGCGACGTGGGCAGCGACAGTTACCACAACATCCCCGGAGACCTCCGCGCGCTGCAGCAGCTCGGTGTCGGTTATTACCGCTTCTCGTTATCCTGGTCGCGGATTTTTTCTAACGGCACTAAAAGTTCTTACAATGAAAAAggtgtagagtattataagactctTATCCGTGGACTTAAAAAGATTAAAGTCCAGCCAGTTGTTACTCTGTATCACTGGGACTTGCCAGACAACTTACAGAGCGTCTATGGAGGCTGGAACAACTCCATCCTCGTGGAGATGTTCAAAGAATACGCAGATTTTTGCTTTCGGACATTTGGTTCGGATGTTAAATTTTGGATTACCATGGACAATCCGTTTGTGGTGGCTTGGCATGGATACGGGACTGGAGTTGTGGCACCTGGAATAAAAAACGATCCAGATTTACCATTCAGAGTTGGACATAATCTTATAAAG GCTCATGCTGCCGTGTGGCATCTCTATGATGAACGCTACCGATTCCGCCAGAACGGACGAGTGTCCATAGCCCTGGCCTCGCACTGGATCAAGCCCAGCAGGACGAGGGACGAAAGCCGGCAGGCCTGCCAGTGTTCGCTGGACTTCGTGCTTGGCTGGTTCGCTCGGCCGCTGTTCGTGGACGGCGACTACCCGCCCTGCATGAAGCGCGATCTCACTCACAGGTTACCGTCGTTCACCGAGAGCGAGCGGGACTACGTGAAGGGCACGGCCGACTTCTTCGCCTTGTCTCACGGGCCCGCGCTCAGTTTCCAGCTAATTAACGATAGTTTGCGCTTTGGCCAGACCGAGGACCTGGACCTGCGCATGCTGCTTTACTGGGTGCGGGCGGAGTACAACAGCCCTCCCGTGTTTGTGGTGGAGAGCGGCTGGTTTGTAAACGGCAACACCAGGACGAAGGACGCCAAACACATGTACTACCTCAAACGTTTCATCATGGAGACTCTAAAAG CAATCCGTTTTGACCAAGTGAATGTGATTGGCTACACAGCCTGGTCACTTCTGGATGGCTTCGAGTGGTTTCGGGAATATGGGATACGGCGTGGCCTCTACTACGTCGATTTTAAATCTGATCACCTGACAAGAGAGCCAAAGACGTCAGCCATGTTTTATAGTAAACTCATCGAGAAGAACGGCTTCCCTCAGCTCCCAGAGAACCGGCCTGCTGTGGGAGTCTTTCCCTGTCAGTTTGTCTGGGGAGTGGCTGCAAACTCCATCCAG GTGGATACCATCCCTACGCAGTTCGTGGACCCGAGCGTGTATGTCTGGAACGTCTCGGACGACGGGAAGCTGAAGCGCGTGGAAGGCGCACGAATTCCCACACAGCGTAAGCGCCACTGTGCCGACTACGCCACCATTCAGCAGCAGGTGTCGGAGATCCAGCACATGCACGTCTCCTACTACCACTTCTCCCTCAACTGGTCCTCGGTCATGCCCACGGGCAGCGTGCAGGAAGCCAACGACACGTTGCTGAACTATTACCGCTGCTTCGCCAGTGAGCTCCAGAGGGTCAACGTTAGCCCGGCGGTGACTCTCTGGCATCACACCGGCAAGCTGTCCAGCCTGCCAGCGCCGCTGGAGTCTAACGGGGGCTGGCAGAGCGAGGACACGGTGCTGGCCTTCGCCGAATATGCCCGGCTGTGCTTCCAGAGGCTCGGGGAGCACGTTAAGCTGTGGATCACGCTGAACGAACCCAACGAAGAAGGGCTGGGCTACGTGGTCGGGCATCAGCTGCTGCGTGCCCATGCGCTGGCCTGGCGGGTGTATGACGCCGAATTTCGCCAGGCTCAGGGGGGCAAGGCCTCCTTAGTGCTCCACATGGACTGGGTGGAGCCCGCATTCTCCTTCAACCGCGAAGATGTGGCTCCTGCGAACCGCGTCCTGGACCTCCGCGTGGGCTGGTTCGCCGAGCCCGTCTTCGGCAGCGGCGACTACCCGCCGATGATGCGCAGCTGGCTCCAACAGCGCAACCCCATCGACCTGTTCAACTACCACTTACCAGTGTTCAGCGAGGAGGACCGGCGACTAGTCAAAGGCACCTACGACTTCTTTGCTCTCAGCCACTTCACAACGTCTATGGTTTACGATGAGGTTGAAGACAAGTACTTGTACAAGGACAACCTGGAGGTCCAGCTCATTTCAGATGTCACCTGGATAATGTCCCCCCGGCGCAACTCCCCTGTAGTTCCTTGGGGTCTACGCAAAGCTCTCAATTGGGTGGACTCGCATTTTAAAGGCGTGCCCATTTATATAATGGCCAATGGTGTTCAAGAGGACACAGCCAGATTTAAAGACAGTTTACGGGTTTATTATTTGTACAACTACATCAATGAAGCCTTGAAAG cATACACACTAGATGGGGTCAATCTGCAGGGTTACTTTGCCTACGCGTTTAACGATAGGAGAGACCCGGGCTTCGGTCTGTACGGCcacgtggaggaggaggtgatcATGAAATCTTCTCTGATCCACTACCGAACCATCATCGAGCGTAACGGCTTCCCTTCCCCGGGCAGCGCGCCCCAGCACTGTCCCAGCCTGCCCAGGCGCTCGCCACTGTGTCCCGTCCTGAGCAAGCGCCGTGTGGTAGGTTTCATCTCCTTGGTGGGCTCTGCCTTCCTCGTTACTGTGGGGCTTATTGTATACTACAGTACCAAGAGGCACAAATAG